A single window of Pungitius pungitius chromosome 20, fPunPun2.1, whole genome shotgun sequence DNA harbors:
- the LOC119195009 gene encoding uncharacterized protein LOC119195009 has product MVDLRGTQRTFCVMLLLLQATVSGRTPPDPHFLVRAGDDVTLPSNHVNQDRCDGSNWLYSRFGSTVALVELGKIKNDSVIPEAKTNRMSLTANCSLVIRKVSGEDAGRYTNRDFDKAGRQQGADGVSELFVITMEEKDYEGLVVLSCSVWSSSECKHAAEWVYKGETTDVKASHVACEATVTFKAPLHQKSNYYQSLKCEVRDDQSGKTVHFEACSQFSCEQTGGPSGGGNVTPPDQRGSTTIQSWWRFIILGAATLLVLVVGVFTWRRSKGRETLMDVNASLRCCSSQVQHEDGDEGAVVYENVGEPSASVRLH; this is encoded by the exons ATGGTGGACCTCAGAGGGACTCAAAGGACTTTctgtgtgatgctgctgctgcttcaggctACAG TAAGTGGACGaaccccccctgacccccactTCCTCGTCAGAGCCGGAGATGACGTCACTTTACCTTCTAACCATGTGAATCAGGACAGATGTGACGGATCTAATTGGCTTTACAGTCGTTTTGGATCAACTGTGGCGCTGGTTGAACTTGGGAAGATTAAGAATGATTCTGTGATTCCAGAAGCTAAAACCAACAGAATGAGTTTGACAGCAAACTGTTCTCTGGTTATAAGAAAGGTCTCAGGTGAAGATGCTGGTCGTTACACCAACAGAGACTTTGATAAAGCAGGAAGACAACAAGGTGCAGATGGTGTGTCTGAGCTGTTTGTTATTACAA TGGAGGAAAAGGACTACGAGGGTCTGGTTGTGTTGTCCTGCTCTGTGTGGAGCTCCTCTGAGTGTAAACACGCAGCAGAGTGGGTTTATAAGGGTGAAACGACTGATGTGAAGGCATCACACGTTGCTTGTGAAGCCACTGTGACGTTTaaagctcctcttcatcagaagTCAAACTATTATCAGTCACTGAAATGTGAAGTGAGAGACGATCAAAGTGGAAAAACTGTGCATTTTGAAGCCTGCAGTCAGTTCTCATGTGAACAAACAG GAggcccatcggggggggggaacgttaCACCACCTGACCAGAGAGGCTCTACAACCATCCAAA GCTGGTGGAGGTTCATCATTCTGGGTGCAGCGACTCTGCTGGTTCTTGTTGTTGGCGTCTTCACATGGAGGAGATCTAAAG GGAGAGAAACCCTGATGGACGTCAACGCT AGTCTCAGGTGTTGCTCCTCACAGGTGCAGCAtgaagatggagatgaaggtgcagTGGTCTATGAAAACGTTGGAGAACCTTCTGCTTCTGTCAGACTCCACTGA
- the insm1a gene encoding LOW QUALITY PROTEIN: insulinoma-associated protein 1a (The sequence of the model RefSeq protein was modified relative to this genomic sequence to represent the inferred CDS: deleted 2 bases in 1 codon) has translation MPRGFLVKRNKRTNPVSYRVRPDQEDAEQTAPDAPPPPLSRAPLSASFPVRARTPTPTCGAAAPEQIGRPVQFGNPELVCQALYSPTRPVSRDNDRSSSFERRFNLGSPVSAESFPTPVALPALDHLCAPVDLKIGSSNSSRTGTSATLPAAATKRPAGDAERKSKPPSKKTKAIRRLHFEDNVTTSPVLGLKIKEAPVDQKPPRPQLPGGDNVPLGEFVCQLCREAYADPFALAQHKCSRIVRVEYRCPECDKVFSCPANLASHRRWHKPKPQSAAAGGPHPESDRASASGKTAAEEAKDSSDRDTPSPGPSESGSEEGLYDCSHCGKKFKRPAYLRKHLASQHGSPPPAEGEDAAGRSAAPLNLSGAACHLCPVCGESFSNRGGLERHIRLLHSSQVYPCKYCPAVLYSSPGLTRHINKCHPSENRQVILLQVPLRPAC, from the exons ATGCCGAGGGGATTTTTGGTGAAAAGGAACAAGAGGACCAACCCGGTCTCTTACCGGGTCCGCCCCGACCAGGAGGACGCGGAGCAAACGGCGCCCgatgcgccgccgccgccgctttcCCGCGCGCCTCTTTCCGCCTCCTTCCCGGTGCGCGCACGGACGCCAACGCCCACCTGCGGGGCGGCGGCGCCGGAGCAGATCGGCAGACCGGTGCAGTTCGGGAACCCGGAGCTGGTGTGCCAGGCGCTGTACAGCCCCACCCGGCCCGTCAGCCGGGACAACGAccgctcctcc tccttcGAGAGGCGCTTCAACCTCGGATCGCCGGTTTCGGCGGAGTCCTTCCCGACACCGGTAGCGCTGCCCGCCCTGGACCACCTCTGCGCCCCGGTGGACCTGAAAATCGGCTCCAGCAACAGCAGCCGCACCGGGACCAGCGCGACGCTCCCCGCCGCGGCCACCAAGCGGCCCGCCGGCGACGCCGAGCGCAAAAGCAAACCGCCGTCCAAGAAAACCAAAGCCATCCGGAGGCTGCACTTTGAGGACAATGTCACCACGTCTCCGGTTCTCGGGCTCAAGATCAAAGAGGCGCCGGTGGACCAGAAGCCTCCGAGGCCGCAGCTGCCCGGAGGGGACAACGTCCCGCTGGGCGAGTTCGTGTGCCAGCTGTGCCGCGAGGCGTACGCGGACCCGTTCGCTCTGGCGCAGCACAAGTGCTCCCGGATAGTGCGGGTCGAGTACCGGTGTCCCGAGTGCGACAAGGTGTTCAGCTGCCCGGCCAACCTCGCCTCGCACCGGCGGTGGCACAAGCCGAAGCCTCAGAGCGCGGCCGCGGGGGGGCCGCATCCCGAGAGCGACCGGGCGTCCGCGTCCGGTAAGACCGCCGCGGAGGAAGCGAAGGATTCTAGTGACAGGGACACCCCCAGCCCGGGCCCGTCCGAGTCCGGCTCGGAGGAAGGGCTGTACGACTGTAGCCACTGCGGGAAGAAGTTCAAACGGCCGGCGTACCTGCGCAAGCACCTGGCGTCCCAGCACGGCTCCCCGCCACCGGCGGAGGGCGAGGACGCGGCGGGGCGCAGCGCGGCGCCGCTGAACCTGAGCGGCGCCGCGTGCCACCTGTGTCCGGTGTGCGGGGAGAGCTTCTCCAACCGGGGCGGCCTGGAGCGGCACATCCGGCTGCTGCACTCCTCGCAGGTGTATCCGTGCAAGTACTGCCCCGCCGTGTTGTACAGCTCCCCGGGACTCACCCGCCACATCAACAAGTGCCACCCGTCCGAGAACCGCCAGGTGATCCTGCTGCAGGTGCCGCTGCGCCCCGCCTGCTGA